The nucleotide sequence CGACGACCTGACCGACACGGCCCGCAAGCAGCTCGCCTTTCTGACCGGGTTTACGGGCGGGCCGCCGCTCTATCACCAGCTCTACGGGCATCCCCGGCTGCGGGCGCGGCACCTGCCCTTTCCCATCACGCCCCGGCGGGCGCGGGCGTGGCTGGCGTGCATGAACGCGGCGCTGCGCGAGACGCCCGGCATCGCCGAGGCCGACGCGCAGGAGCTGTACCTCGCCCTCTCGCGGGTGGCGACGCACATGGTGAATGCGGAGGACGGGGCGGAGGGCTGACCCCGGCGGCGGCCTCGGGGGAGGCGGCTTAGACACCTTGTGTCAATTGACTAGCCCCGGGCCGGGGGACGTGCGGGCGCCTTGCCTACACTGCTCGGTATGACGCAGCAACGCACCATCGACGACCTTCGCGCTGAAATCGACCAGATCAACCGCGAACTGCTCGCGCTGATTTCGCGCCGGGGCGAAGTGGTGGCCCAGATCGGCCACGCCAAGAGCGCCGAGGGCCGCCCCAACCACTACGACCCCGCCCGCGAGGAGCAGCAACTCAAGGAACTC is from Deinococcus wulumuqiensis R12 and encodes:
- a CDS encoding globin; translation: MPSSPLDPAASLYDRIGPDALALLVHRFYARVARDPDLAPIFPDDLTDTARKQLAFLTGFTGGPPLYHQLYGHPRLRARHLPFPITPRRARAWLACMNAALRETPGIAEADAQELYLALSRVATHMVNAEDGAEG